A genomic window from Blastococcus saxobsidens DD2 includes:
- a CDS encoding glycosyltransferase family 2 protein — protein MPGAEAVLGAAQAVVLVYFLVLNSCYAVQLVAATLETLQHTRTVRGADHRRLLGSGVAPRISILAPAHNEEATVSESVTSLLTLQYPNLEIVLVNDGSADGTLDVVTRAFGLTSIHPVYWRRIATKPVRGLYRSSTHPDLIVVDKENGGKADALNAALNVATGDLVCAIDADTLIESDALLRMVRPMLTDDTVLAAGGTIRVANGSLIRGGRVVTARAPRTFLAGVQAVEYLRAFLFGRLGWNRLGGNLIISGAFGLFRRDAVIAVGGYLHATVGEDMELVARIRRNAREQRLPDRVVFIPDPVAWTEVPESLAVLGRQRDRWHRGLADVLWRYRRQLLNPRYGALGMVVLPYFLLIELLAPVVEFLAIIGLVPALLFGAVDVRFAVLLFLVAYGYGLLLTVCTLLLDEVAYRRYHGLADRAVMVLWAVVESLGYRQLTVVWRLRGLWKYLRKRTDWGTMTRRGFAPSP, from the coding sequence ATGCCCGGAGCGGAAGCGGTCCTCGGCGCAGCCCAGGCCGTCGTCCTCGTCTACTTCCTCGTCCTGAACAGCTGCTACGCCGTCCAGTTGGTCGCCGCGACGCTGGAAACACTCCAGCACACCCGTACCGTCCGGGGGGCCGACCATCGGCGGCTGCTCGGCTCCGGCGTAGCGCCACGGATCAGTATCCTGGCGCCGGCCCACAACGAGGAGGCCACGGTCAGCGAGAGCGTCACCTCGCTGCTGACCCTGCAGTACCCCAACCTGGAGATCGTCCTGGTCAACGACGGCTCCGCCGACGGCACGCTGGACGTCGTCACGCGGGCGTTCGGGCTGACGTCGATCCATCCGGTCTACTGGCGGCGCATCGCGACGAAGCCGGTCCGGGGCCTCTACCGCTCCTCCACCCATCCCGACCTGATCGTCGTAGACAAGGAGAACGGTGGTAAGGCCGACGCCCTGAACGCCGCCCTCAACGTGGCCACCGGCGACCTGGTCTGCGCCATCGACGCGGACACCCTGATCGAATCAGACGCACTGCTGCGCATGGTCCGCCCGATGCTGACCGACGACACTGTCCTCGCGGCCGGCGGCACCATCCGCGTCGCCAACGGCTCGCTGATCCGAGGCGGCCGGGTGGTCACCGCTCGAGCGCCCCGGACCTTCCTCGCCGGCGTACAGGCAGTCGAGTACCTGCGCGCCTTCCTGTTCGGCCGGCTAGGCTGGAATCGGCTCGGCGGCAACCTGATCATCTCCGGCGCGTTCGGACTTTTTCGGCGGGATGCAGTGATCGCTGTCGGCGGCTATCTCCACGCGACCGTCGGCGAGGACATGGAGCTGGTCGCGCGGATCCGGCGGAACGCACGCGAGCAGCGGCTTCCCGACCGCGTGGTCTTCATCCCCGACCCGGTGGCGTGGACGGAGGTCCCGGAGTCCCTCGCGGTGCTGGGCCGCCAACGCGACCGCTGGCACCGAGGGCTGGCCGACGTGCTCTGGCGGTACCGGCGGCAGCTGCTCAACCCCCGCTACGGCGCCTTGGGCATGGTCGTGCTGCCCTACTTCCTCCTCATCGAGCTGTTGGCCCCGGTCGTCGAGTTCCTCGCCATCATCGGGCTAGTGCCCGCGCTCCTGTTCGGTGCCGTCGATGTGCGATTCGCCGTCCTGCTCTTCCTCGTCGCCTACGGGTACGGCCTGCTCCTCACCGTCTGCACCCTCCTCCTGGACGAGGTGGCCTATCGCCGCTACCACGGCCTGGCCGACCGTGCCGTCATGGTCCTATGGGCCGTGGTGGAAAGCCTCGGCTACCGCCAGCTCACCGTGGTGTGGCGGCTACGAGGGCTCTGGAAGTACCTGC
- a CDS encoding HEAT repeat domain-containing protein: MSVAAPAALLAHLALVEGALLSAAAAALVGHALHARRRARLDRARFAVLHRLTSLRLAEGTGRLSSALLRSMPFRLQVRLLQELAPSLVGAQRARLTELMTRVGVTERAERWCGSRRWWRRLQGLRLLTQLRAGAAIAPALLNDPRPEVRAQAIEWVTENPDPALIDQLLRLLDGSQMRGLLPVKDALVRIGRPCLGALTHFLSDRRGSALQAGLEVAVVLTDPMMFGPALTATTDEDPHTRALAAALIAAVGGTDAVDRLAELLDDQHPDVRAAAVRGLGRLEYWPAAAQVARLLSDPAWDVRSEAALTLKALGSTGLLLLHRALMNDDPFARDAARRVLDLPDARPELAA; this comes from the coding sequence ATGAGCGTCGCCGCACCGGCAGCGCTACTCGCGCACCTGGCGCTCGTCGAAGGTGCGCTGCTCAGTGCCGCCGCGGCCGCCCTGGTCGGCCACGCCCTGCACGCCCGTCGACGGGCTCGGCTGGACCGGGCGCGATTTGCCGTGCTCCACCGCCTGACCTCGCTTCGGCTGGCGGAGGGCACGGGCCGGCTGTCGTCCGCGCTGCTGCGCTCGATGCCGTTCAGGCTGCAGGTGCGGCTTCTGCAGGAGCTGGCCCCTAGCCTGGTGGGCGCTCAGCGCGCTCGGCTCACCGAGCTCATGACCAGGGTCGGTGTCACGGAGCGCGCCGAGCGGTGGTGCGGCAGCCGCCGGTGGTGGCGACGGTTGCAGGGCCTGCGCCTGCTCACGCAGCTGCGCGCCGGCGCCGCCATTGCTCCCGCACTGCTCAACGATCCGCGCCCGGAGGTACGGGCTCAGGCGATCGAGTGGGTCACCGAGAATCCCGATCCGGCGCTCATCGACCAACTGCTCCGCCTGCTGGACGGCAGCCAGATGAGGGGGCTGCTACCGGTCAAGGACGCGCTCGTGCGGATCGGCCGGCCATGCCTGGGCGCGCTCACCCACTTCCTCTCCGATCGTCGCGGGAGCGCCCTGCAGGCGGGACTGGAGGTGGCCGTGGTCCTGACCGACCCCATGATGTTCGGGCCGGCGCTCACTGCGACGACGGACGAAGACCCACATACGCGGGCGCTGGCCGCTGCCCTGATCGCGGCGGTGGGCGGCACCGACGCGGTGGACCGCCTCGCGGAACTGCTGGACGACCAGCATCCGGACGTGCGGGCCGCGGCTGTGCGGGGCCTGGGTCGCCTCGAGTACTGGCCCGCGGCGGCGCAGGTGGCCCGGCTGCTCAGCGATCCCGCCTGGGACGTGCGCAGCGAGGCGGCGCTGACTCTGAAGGCCCTCGGCTCGACCGGGCTCCTGCTGCTCCATCGCGCGCTCATGAACGACGACCCGTTCGCCCGCGATGCCGCGCGGCGCGTCCTCGACCTTCCGGACGCGCGACCGGAGTTGGCCGCGTGA
- a CDS encoding response regulator has protein sequence MTLAPQPPTPAAVTDSVAALWDRRKDDVMRRAVVFDDVVVALLNGELTEELRQQAAREAHKLAGSLGMFGLPEGSRVARELEHLFETATALDHRRVPQLSALTLELRRELERPAVPAAAPAVRGDRRGSDRGAVLVVDDDEDFAAGIAAVAASVGLREEVAGSPAAARLAIARRRPDLVLLDLGFPGGSDDALALLAELSAARLPVFALTVRDTFTDRVEVARRGAVGFLEKSLSPSQVIEAVLDQLERGNGTSATVLTVDDDSFVLDAVRALLTPQGLQVHTLDDPRRLFEVVDDISPDLLVLDFDMPHANGVELCRALRNNARWTALPVLFLTARADPGTVQAIFAAGGDDYLTKPVLAAEFLGRVMNRLERVRLLRQLADTDALTGVSTRRRSTEVLNRFIRTAQRFGQPLCLAVLDLDQFKSVNDRHGHTVGDEVLRRLGELLTETFRGEDITARWGGEEFVVGMYGMTRDDGVQRVAELLEKWRHEVFTSVAAAPFSLSFSAGVAQYPFDGTDVEALYRSADLALYQAKAQGRDRVVPAGAHHTDPTDIDVAMVDVALVEDDEVIAALILHSLATRGYSTCWLRDGDEAAASLTGPLSPRLVLLDWDLPGRNGLAVLAAMAEAGVLERTRTIMLTGRSTEEETLEALELGAIDHVAKPFSLPVLMQRVRRALAR, from the coding sequence ATGACGCTCGCGCCCCAGCCGCCCACCCCCGCCGCGGTCACCGATTCCGTCGCCGCGCTGTGGGACCGCCGCAAGGACGACGTCATGCGGCGTGCCGTCGTCTTCGACGACGTCGTCGTCGCCCTGCTCAACGGCGAGCTGACCGAGGAACTCCGTCAGCAGGCTGCGCGGGAGGCACACAAGCTCGCCGGCTCGTTGGGGATGTTCGGCCTGCCCGAGGGCTCGCGGGTGGCCCGAGAACTCGAGCACCTGTTCGAGACCGCGACCGCCCTGGACCACCGCCGGGTGCCGCAGCTGTCGGCGCTCACCCTTGAGCTGCGCCGCGAGCTCGAGCGGCCTGCGGTCCCCGCCGCCGCCCCCGCAGTCCGAGGTGATCGGCGGGGATCGGACCGCGGAGCTGTGCTCGTCGTGGACGATGACGAGGATTTCGCGGCCGGGATCGCTGCGGTGGCCGCCTCGGTCGGCCTGCGCGAGGAGGTTGCGGGGAGCCCCGCCGCCGCACGGCTGGCCATCGCCCGGCGACGTCCCGACCTGGTACTCCTTGACCTTGGCTTCCCGGGTGGCAGCGATGACGCCCTGGCGCTGCTTGCCGAGCTCAGTGCCGCCCGGCTGCCGGTCTTCGCCCTGACGGTGCGCGACACCTTCACCGACCGCGTCGAGGTCGCCCGGCGCGGCGCAGTCGGATTCCTGGAGAAGAGCCTGTCACCTTCTCAGGTGATCGAGGCGGTCCTCGACCAGTTGGAGCGCGGCAATGGCACGTCGGCAACGGTTCTGACAGTCGACGACGACTCCTTCGTGCTGGATGCGGTCAGGGCCCTGCTCACCCCACAAGGCCTGCAGGTCCACACCCTCGATGACCCCCGTCGGCTGTTCGAGGTCGTTGACGACATCTCCCCAGACCTGCTCGTGCTCGACTTCGACATGCCCCACGCCAACGGCGTCGAGCTCTGCCGCGCCTTGCGCAACAACGCTCGCTGGACCGCGCTGCCCGTGTTGTTCCTGACCGCCCGAGCAGATCCGGGCACCGTTCAGGCCATCTTCGCAGCCGGTGGCGACGACTACCTGACCAAGCCGGTCCTCGCAGCCGAGTTCCTGGGTCGGGTCATGAATCGCCTCGAGCGCGTCCGGCTGCTGCGCCAGCTCGCCGACACCGACGCGCTCACCGGCGTCAGCACCCGCCGGCGCTCCACCGAGGTGCTCAACCGTTTCATCCGTACCGCCCAGCGCTTCGGCCAGCCGTTGTGCCTGGCCGTGCTCGACCTCGACCAGTTCAAGTCGGTCAACGACCGCCACGGGCACACCGTGGGAGACGAGGTGCTGCGCCGTCTGGGTGAGCTGCTCACGGAGACGTTCCGGGGAGAGGACATCACCGCTCGCTGGGGCGGCGAGGAGTTCGTCGTCGGCATGTACGGCATGACCCGGGACGACGGTGTGCAGCGCGTTGCCGAGCTGCTCGAGAAGTGGCGGCATGAGGTCTTCACCTCCGTAGCGGCCGCACCGTTCTCGCTGTCCTTCAGCGCGGGGGTAGCGCAGTACCCATTCGACGGAACCGACGTAGAGGCTCTCTACCGCAGCGCCGATCTCGCGCTGTACCAGGCCAAGGCCCAGGGGCGGGACCGGGTCGTCCCGGCCGGCGCCCATCACACCGATCCGACCGATATCGACGTCGCGATGGTCGATGTCGCGCTCGTCGAGGACGACGAGGTGATCGCGGCACTGATCCTGCACAGCCTGGCGACGCGCGGGTACTCCACCTGCTGGCTCCGCGACGGTGACGAGGCCGCGGCCAGCCTGACCGGTCCGTTGTCGCCTCGTCTGGTGCTGCTGGACTGGGATCTTCCGGGTCGCAATGGTCTCGCCGTCCTGGCCGCCATGGCCGAGGCCGGTGTCCTCGAGCGCACTCGGACGATCATGCTCACCGGCCGCTCCACCGAGGAAGAAACGCTGGAGGCCCTGGAGCTCGGCGCGATCGACCATGTGGCCAAGCCGTTCAGCCTTCCCGTGCTCATGCAGCGGGTGCGGAGGGCGCTCGCCCGATGA
- a CDS encoding response regulator, which translates to MSGNRILVIDDEDDIREVAQMSLEAMGGWQVLTAHCGAAGLVTAAAERPDVILLDVMMPDMDGPTTFQRLRTDPATADIPVVFLTAKVRSADRQFLTDLGGDAVLSKPFDPVSLSDEIIAALDWPPR; encoded by the coding sequence TTGTCCGGTAACCGGATCCTGGTGATCGACGACGAGGACGACATTCGCGAGGTCGCGCAGATGAGCCTCGAGGCGATGGGCGGCTGGCAGGTACTAACAGCCCACTGCGGCGCCGCCGGTCTGGTCACCGCCGCCGCCGAGCGCCCCGACGTGATCCTGCTCGACGTCATGATGCCGGACATGGATGGCCCCACCACCTTCCAGCGGCTGCGCACCGACCCCGCCACCGCCGACATCCCCGTCGTCTTCTTGACCGCGAAGGTGCGCTCGGCCGACCGGCAGTTCCTCACCGACCTCGGCGGGGATGCCGTGCTCAGCAAGCCGTTCGATCCGGTCAGCCTGTCCGACGAGATCATCGCGGCGCTCGACTGGCCTCCCCGGTAA